Proteins from one Mastacembelus armatus chromosome 16, fMasArm1.2, whole genome shotgun sequence genomic window:
- the iglon5 gene encoding igLON family member 5, whose amino-acid sequence MGCPLLRNAFVGLILVLLSKGSSVHGAEFGHLPDNITVLEGESVTLRCRIDEEVTHKAWLNRSNILFTGTDKWSLDKRVTLVSSNNSDFSIHIDKVQITDEGPYTCTFQANNKPRIANVYLIVQVPARIVNISKNVSVNEGENVNLYCLAVGRPEPTVTWKDQKYGLVSEGEFLDITEIKRQQAEDYECITNNGVAPPDQRKVKVTVNYPPMITDMKNMPAHLGKTAILRCEAMAVPPASFEWYRDDHRPVESDNTLRIKNEKTRSLLLFTNVTEKHFGNYTCFASNRLGASNASMLLFRPGAIQGRGTALQAGMSVTVYVWVSLSAVLLLKV is encoded by the exons GGTCTAGTGTGCACGGAGCAGAATTCGGACACCTGCCGGACAACATTACAGTCTTGGAAGGAGAAAGCGTTACTTTGAG ATGTCGGATTGATGAGGAGGTGACTCACAAAGCCTGGTTGAATCGCTCTAACATCCTGTTCACTGGAACAGATAAATGGTCGCTGGACAAGCGCGTAACACTGGTCAGCAGTAACAACAGTGACTTCTCCATCCACATCGACAAGGTGCAAATAACGGACGAGGGGCCCTACACCTGCACCTTCCAGGCCAATAACAAGCCTCGTATTGCTAATGTCTACCTCATCGTCCAAG TGCCAGCCAGAATTGTCAACATCTCAAAAAATGTATCAGTGAACGAAGGAGAGAATGTAAACCTCTACTGTCTGGCAGTGGGTCGGCCTGAGCCCACTGTCACCTGGAAAGACCAGAAAT ATGGGTTGGTGAGTGAAGGGGAGTTTCTAGACATCACAGAGATCAAGAGGCAGCAGGCTGAGGACTATGAATGCATTACCAACAATGGAGTGGCTCCGCCTGATCAGcgcaaagtcaaagtcaccgTCAACT ACCCTCCCATGATTACAGACATGAAGAACATGCCTGCTCATTTGGGGAAGACGGCCATCTTGCGCTGTGAAGCCATGGCAGTCCCTCCAGCCTCCTTCGAGTGGTATAGAGATGACCACAG GCCAGTAGAGAGTGACAACACCCTGAGGATCAAAAACGAGAAGACACGTTCACTGTTGCTGTTCACCAATGTGACAGAGAAACACTTTGGCAACTACACCTGCTTTGCTTCAAACCGTCTGGGGGCTTCCAACGCTAGCATGCTGCTTTTTC GACCGGGAGCCATCCAGGGGCGAGGGACCGCTTTACAGGCAGGGATGAGTGTCACTGTGTACGTTTGGGTTTCCCTCTCTGCTGTTCTTCTGCTGAAAGTGTAA